The Aeromicrobium yanjiei genome includes a region encoding these proteins:
- a CDS encoding antibiotic biosynthesis monooxygenase — MPGPVTVSIARHVDPSQEDQMHAWLRAGTELAERFDGFLGSGWVRPGVDSTQWHMLYRFDSPESLEAWESSAQRRWWLDSGQGFVAEASREHRTGIEGWFDEPTSVDAADLRTAAQPPPRWKQMVAIFLVFFPLSLVANELGRVYLSDWWLAARVLLTVCVMTPLMTYVLLPWVTGLLAPWLHRGRA; from the coding sequence ATGCCCGGACCCGTCACCGTCTCGATCGCGCGACACGTGGATCCGTCGCAGGAGGACCAGATGCACGCCTGGCTCCGGGCGGGCACCGAGCTGGCCGAACGCTTCGACGGCTTCCTTGGGTCGGGGTGGGTGCGCCCGGGGGTGGACTCGACGCAGTGGCACATGCTCTACCGGTTCGACTCGCCGGAGTCCCTCGAGGCGTGGGAGAGCTCGGCGCAACGCCGGTGGTGGCTCGACTCGGGCCAGGGCTTCGTCGCCGAGGCGTCGCGGGAGCACCGCACCGGGATCGAGGGCTGGTTCGACGAGCCGACCAGCGTCGACGCGGCCGACCTGCGGACTGCGGCCCAGCCGCCGCCGCGCTGGAAGCAGATGGTGGCGATCTTCCTGGTGTTCTTCCCCTTGAGCCTGGTCGCCAACGAGCTGGGTCGCGTCTACCTCAGCGACTGGTGGCTCGCGGCCCGGGTGCTGCTGACGGTGTGCGTCATGACGCCCCTGATGACGTACGTGCTGCTGCCGTGGGTGACCGGTCTGCTCGCCCCGTGGCTGCATCGCGGCCGGGCGTGA
- the cobU gene encoding bifunctional adenosylcobinamide kinase/adenosylcobinamide-phosphate guanylyltransferase, which translates to MKVLVTGGVRSGKSFHAESLLIASTHVTYVAPGPPPDEAVDPDWAARVESHRARRPEHWATVETQDLAAAVRDAEGDVLIDCLGTWLTALLDELDGWDQLRDEWEPVLLDRVDETARAIAEHEGTVVVVTNEVGMGVVPEQRSGRLFRDLLGVVNQGIAEECDDVLLVISGRVLRL; encoded by the coding sequence ATGAAGGTTCTGGTCACGGGCGGAGTGCGCTCAGGAAAGTCCTTCCACGCCGAGTCGTTGCTGATCGCCTCGACCCACGTCACGTACGTCGCGCCCGGCCCGCCGCCGGACGAAGCCGTCGATCCTGACTGGGCTGCGCGCGTGGAGAGCCACCGGGCCCGGCGCCCCGAGCACTGGGCGACGGTCGAGACGCAGGATCTCGCCGCGGCGGTGCGCGACGCCGAGGGCGACGTGCTGATCGACTGTCTCGGCACGTGGCTGACCGCGCTGCTCGACGAGCTCGACGGCTGGGACCAGCTGCGCGACGAGTGGGAGCCCGTGCTGCTCGACCGGGTCGACGAGACCGCCCGGGCGATCGCGGAGCACGAGGGCACGGTCGTCGTGGTGACCAACGAGGTCGGCATGGGCGTGGTCCCCGAGCAGCGGTCGGGCCGGCTCTTCCGCGACCTCCTCGGCGTCGTCAACCAAGGCATCGCCGAGGAGTGCGACGACGTCCTCCTCGTCATCTCCGGCCGCGTCCTCCGCCTCTGA